In the genome of Streptomyces sp. P3, the window GCCCTGGACGACGTACCAGGACTGCCTGCGGCAGTACCTCGCGGGCGCACGGGCGAAGGGGGCCCGCCCGGTCCTCGCCACGCCCGTGGAGCGGCGCCGGTTCGACGCCGCGGGCAAGGCCCTGCCGACGCACGGGGAATACCCCGCCGCCATGCGCGCGCTCGCCGCGCAGGAGCGGGTCGCGCTGCTCGACGTCCAGGCGCTGTCGCTGGCGCTCTGGCAGCAGCTGGGCGTCGAGGAGACGAAGACGTACTTCAACTGGACCGCCACCGAGCAGGACAACACGCACTTCAACCCGCCGGGCGCGATCGCCGTGGCGCGCCTCGCCGTACGGGAGCTGCTGCGCACCCGGGTGCTGGCCCCGCGTGACGTGGTCCGGCTCAACGAACAAATCCCCCCGTCCTGGATCACCTGGCCCGACCCGCTGGCGTAGCCCGACCCTCCGCCGTCCCCCGATTCGCCGGCCCGACCCGTCGGCGCGGCCCGAACAGCCGGCGCGCCCGATCAGCCGGCGCGGCGGGACCGGTCGGCGCAGGCCGACCCGCTGACGCAACAGAAGGAGAACCGCACAGTGCGTACTCAGAGATGTCATGGACGTGTCATTGGTGTCCTGGTGGGCTGCACCGCGCTGGTGCTGTCCGTGACCGGCACGGCGTCCGCCCAGGGCCAGCACCACACCCGCGCCCGGCACGCCGCCCCCGACCTCGGCCGGCAGGTGCTGCCCGCGAACGACGGCTGGGCCTCGTCCGGCACCGGGACGACGGGCGGCTCGGCCGCCGACGCCGCCCACGTCCGCACCGTCACCACCTGGGCCGAGTTCAAGGCCGCCCTCGCCGCCGGGGGCGACACGCCGAAGATCATCAAGGTGAAGGGTGTCATCGACGCCGTCGCCGAGGGGTGCGACGCCTTCGCCGCGCCCGGCTACGACTTCGACTCCTACCTCGCGAAGTACTCGCCCGAGGCCTGGGGACTGGACACCGACCTCGCCGCCGAGCCCGACGGCAGTCCCGAGGGGCTGCGGCGGGTGTCCGCCGCCAACCAGGACAAGGCCATCAAGGCGAACATCCCCTCCAACACCACCATCGTCGGCATCGGGCGGGGCGCCGGATTCAAGGGCGTCAGCCTGCAGATCAAGGCCGTCGACAACGTGATCCTGCGCAACCTGTCCTTCGAGTCGCCCATCGACTGCTTCCCCCAGTGGGACCCGACCGACGGCTCCAAGGGCAACTGGAACTCCGAGTACGACACCGCCGTCGTCTACGGCTCCACCCACGTCTGGCTGGACCACAACACCTTCACCGACGGCACCCACCCCGACAGCGCCGCCCCGACCTACTTCGGCATGCTCTACCAGCAGCACGACGGCGAACTCGACATCGTGCGCGGCGCCGACTACGTCACGGCCTCCTGGAACGTCTTCGGCGACCACGACAAGACGATCCTCATCGGCAACAGCGACAGCGAGTCCACCGCCGCCGGCGACCGGGGACATCTGCGGACCACCTTCCACCACAACCTCTTCGCGAACCTGGTCGAGCGCGCGCCCCGCGTCCGCTTCGGGCAGGTCGACTCCTACAACAACCACTTCGTCGCGGGCGACGACTACTCCTACAGCTTCGGCATCGGCAAGGAGTCCAAGCTCGTCGCCGAGCACAACGCGTTCACACTGCCGCAGGGGGTCAGCGCGGCCAAGGTGCTCAAGCGGTGGAGCGTCTCGCCGCTGACCGCCGCCGACAACTACGTCAACGGCGTGAAGACCGACCTGATCGCCGTCCACAACGCCCAGATCCCCGCGGAGACCCTCGAGTCCGGCGCCGGCTGGACGCCCACCCTGCGCACCAGGGTCGACCCGGCGAAGGCGGTCCCCCGCATCGTCGGCTGCGGCGCGGGCGCGGGACGCCTCGGCTGACCTCGCACCTCCCGTCGGCCGGGGCGCCGACGCCCTTCGTCGCCCCGGCCACCCCCGCACCGTCAAGGAGCACCCGCACCGTCAAGGAGCACCCGTATGCACCCCGTTTCCAGAAGGCGGTTCCTCACCGCGAGCGCGGGAACGGCCGCCGCCCTCGCCCTGGCCGCCCCGTCCGCCCGGGCCTCGGCGGGCACCCGCCGCCCGTTCGGCCGGCACGGCTCCCCGGCCGCCCGCCGCACCCCGCAGACCCTCTACGTCGACCCGCTCGGCCGGGGCGACTTCACGACCGTGCGGGACGCCGTCACCGCCGCCGCCGGCAGCGGCTGGACCCTCGTCCTCGCCCCCGGCGTCTACCGGGAGACCGTGGTCCTCGACGCCACCCGCACCGAGGCCACCTGGATCGGCGCCTGCGAGGACCCCCGGGACGTCGTGATCGTCCACGACACCGCGGCCGGCACCCCCAAGCCCGGCGGCGGCACCCACGGCACCACCGGCTCGGCCACCACCACCCTGCAGGCCGCCGGCTTCACCGCCCACCGGATCACCTTCGCCAACGACTGGCTGCGCGCCGACCACCCCGAGATCGCCGGCACCCAGGCCGTCGCCGTCAAGGTCCAGGGCGACCGCTCCGCCTTCCACCACTGCCGCTTCCTCGGCCACCAGGACACCCTGTACGCCGACTCGATGTCCCTGACCGCCTTCGCCCGGCAGTACTACGCGCACTGCTACGTCGAAGGCGACGTCGACTTCGTCTTCGGCCGCGCCACCGCCGTGTACGAGCAGTGCCACTTCCGCACCCTGAACCGCACCGACCTGGCCGGCGCGCCCTACGGCTTCGTCTTCGCGCCCTCCACGGCGGGCGCCAACCCGCTCGGCCAGCTGGTCGTCCGGAGCCGGATCAGCAGCGAGGCCCCCGACGCCTTCTACAAACTGGCCCGCCCCTGGGTGCCCAGCTCCGACACCACCGCCCGCCCGATGCTCACCGTCCGCGACACCCGGATGGACGCCGGCATCGACGCGGCGGCGCCCTACACGAACATGTCGGCCTCCTTCCCCTGGCAGAGCCAGCGGTTCGCCGAGTACCGCAACACCGGGCCGGGAGCCCGGGTCACCGTCCCCGAGAACCGCCCGCAGCTCACCCGCGACCAGGCCCGGTCGGCGACCCGCGAGGCCCATCTCGGCGACTGGGAGCCCTGGAAGGGGGAGTGCTGAGATGCTGTCCCGCCGCACCCTCCTCGCCGCCACCGGCGCCGCCCTGTTCACCGGGGCGCCCGCCGCCCACGCGCACTCCCGCCGCGTCCTGCACGTCCGCCCCGGCGACAGCGTCCAGCGGGCCGTGGACGCGGTCGACGGCCCCGGCTGGACGATCGTCGTCCACCCGGGAACGTACCGGGAGGTCGTCGACGTCCCGCCGGACAAGGCGGAACTGACCCTGCGCGGCGCGTGCCGCGACCCGCGCGCCGCCGTCGTGGTGTACGACAACGCGGCCGGCACGCCCAGGCCGGACGGTTCGGGCACCCACGGCACCGCGGGCTCCGCCACCTTCACCTCCGCCGCGCCCGGCCTCACCGTGCGCGACCTCACGCTGGCCAACGACTGGCTGCGCGCCGACCACCCGGAGATCACCGGCACCCAGGCCGTCGCCGCCCGCGTCACCGGCGACCGCTCGCACTTCGAGAACGTCCGGTTCCTCGCGCACCAGGACACCCTCTTCGCGGACACCACCGCACTCGACGCCTTCGACCGGCAGTACTACCGCCACTGCCACATCGAGGGCGACGTCGACTTCGTCTTCGGGCGGGCCCGGGCCGTCTTCGACGCCTGCCGCTTCCACACCCTGCGGCGGGACGTGGCCTTCACGCCCAAGGGCATGGTCTTCGCCCCGGCCACCGCCCGGGCCGACCCCTACGGCTTCCTCGCCCTGCGCAGCCGGATCACCTCCGCCGCGGAGGACGCCGCGTACAAGATCGCCCGGCCCTGGGTGCCGTCCTACGAGACGACCGCCTGGCCCTCGCTGGTCGTCCGGGACAGCTGGATCGGCCCCGGCATCGACGCGGTGACGCCGTACGTCGACATGCGCGAGGCCTACCCCTGGCAGACCATGCGCTTCCGCGAGTACGCCAACTCCGGTCCGGGAGCGGTGATCTCGGTGCCGGAGAACCGCCCGCAGCTGACCCCGGCGCAGGCCGCCCTGCACACCCCGCGGACGTACCTGGGCGACTGGAGGCCCTACGGGCGCCGGTGACCCCGGCAAAGAGGCGCCGCCGGGCCTTCGCGGCTCCGACAACGTCCCTGCGCGGCAGCCCTCGTCCTGCACCCTCCCCCCGTCCGCCCTGTCCCCCTCCACCCCCCCCATGAACGACGGAAAGGACCCGCACTCCATGTCTCGTCGTACCGCTCGCCTCGCCCTCGCCGCCCTCGCCCTGGGCGGCGGACTCGCCTTCCTGCCCACCCAGGCGCAGGCCGCCACCGTGGTGGTCGGCAACTCCACGGACCTGTCCAACGCCATCAGGAACGCCACCGCGGGCACGGTCATCCAGGTCCGCGGCGGCACCTATTACCCGACCGCCACCCTGCAGTCCACGGCCAACGGCACCTCCTCCTCGCCGGTGACCCTCACGGCCTACGGCTCGGAGACGGTGAAGATCGACGGCTCGTCCCTCCCCCAGGGCGCCTGGATCTTCAAGCTGACCGCCGACTACTGGAACGTCTCCAACCTCACCTTCCAGAACTCCCCGGACAGCGCGGTCGTCTGCCAGTCCTGCACGGGCACCAACTGGAACAACGTCAAGACCGTCAACGGCGGCGACTCCGGCTTCACCCTCACCGGAGACGGGACCGTCAACAACACCGTCAGGAACATCGACAGCTACGGCAACTACGACGCCGCGAACCACGGCGAGAACGCCGACGGCATCGCCGTGAAGTTCGGCTCCGGCAGCGGCAACCTCATCACCGGGGCCCGCCTCTACAACAACGCGGACGACGGCATCGACTTCTGGTCCTTCTCCTCACCCGTGACCGTCGAACACACCTGGTCCTTCGGCAACGGCGTCAACCGCTGGTCCGACCCGGCCTTCGCCGGTGACGGCAACGGCTACAAACTGGGCGGCGACGGCGAGGTGGTCGCCCATGTCATCAACAACTCCGCGGCCTGGGGCGACGCCGGGAACGGCTTCACCGAGAACTCCAACACCGGCGCGCTCGTCCTCAACCGCACCACCGCCTACGCCAACGGCAAGTGGGGCTACTACTTCGCCACCAGCTCGGCCAGGCTCGGCAAGAACCTCGCGGTGAGCAACGGCGGCGGCGCCGTCAACAAGGGCTCCAAGGTCTCCTCGTCCGGCAACAACTGGGACTCCGGCATCGCCACACCCGCCTTCCGGTCGACGGACGCGAGCAGCGCCTACAACGCCCGCGGCGCCGGCGGCACCCTGCCCGCCACCACGTTCCTGACCACCGGGTCGACGACCATCGGAGCGACCATGAACTGAGCCCGTCGGGGCGCTTGACCCGTTTTTTGCCCGGCGGGTCTCGCGCTCACCCACGTGACGCGCGTAGAAAACGTGTCATGCATAAGCCACTGCGCATCGCGGCCGTCGCCGCGGCCTGCGCCGTCGCCGGCGCCGCCCTCTACGGCGCCGGCGCGGCCACGGCCGGCCAGTCAACGGCCAACTCCACGCACGAGCCCTACAACATCGGGCTCCTGGTGAAGGACATCGACACCTACTACGGCACCGCCCCGGACGCGAACGGCGTGTACCAGGCATCGCCGACCAGCCCCTACGCCAAGGACCTCGCGAGCATCGACAAGGCCGCGCGGAAGTACATCGACCAGGCCGCCCGCAAGGCGGTCAGGAAGCACCAGCGGCCCGCGGTCGTCTTCGACATCGACGACACCCTGCTGCTCAGCCTCGACTACGAGAAGCGGTACAACTACACGTACAACTCCGCCAGCTGGGCGGCGTACGTGAACAAGGCGGACCGCCCGGCGGTCTTCGGCAGCCCCGAACTGGTGCGGTACGCCGAGAAGAAGGGCGTCGAGGTCTTCTACAACTCGGGCCTCGCCGAGGCCCAGCGCACCGCCGCGGTCGAGAACCTGAAGAAGGTCGGCGCCGACGTCAACCTCGACGCCGCGCACATGTTCCTCAAGAACGCCGCCGCCCCGCCGTCCTACCTGAGCGCCTGCGCCACCCCGGGCGCCTGGACCTGCACGACGGTCCAGTACAAGTCCGGCACCCGCAAGCACATCGAGGACGACCTCGGGTACGAGATCATCGCCAACTTCGGCGACCAGTACTCCGACCTCGAGGGCGGTTACGCCGACCGCAGGTACAAGCTGCCGAACCCGACGTACTTCGTCGGCTGACGTCCCGTGCGGGGGCGGGATCGCCCTCGCCCCCGCACGGCCCGCTCAGTCCTTCTCGTCGTCGTGGGAGGCGAAGTCGCCGCCCACGACGGTCCGACCGCCGTCCGAGCGGCCGGCGATCGCGTAGGCGTCGTCCTTCGCGTCACGGCCGCCGCGGTCGTGGTCGTACTGCCCGGCGAACACCCACTCGCCCTTGGGGACCGTACGGCCCGGCCTGAGCACCCAGGTGTAGACGAGGAAGCCGTCCCGCTCGGCCGCCGTGAACTCGAAGTCGCCCTCGGGCAGCGAGCGCCAGGCGCCCGCCGACGAGACCCCGCCGGTCTGCGCGACCCTCAGCTGCACGGTGAGCGCGCTGAGCGCCTCGGACGTCTTCAGCGTGACGTTGCTCTGCGCCCAGAAGTCGTTGCTGTGCGGGTCCACCGAGCCGTCCGACCACAGCGGGCCCTCCGCCTCGTCGGTCGTGACCGGAAGCAGGGACGCCGTGGGCGTCGAGGGCCTGGCCTCGGGGCTCTTCGGCGGGGCGACGCCCGGTCCGGCCGGGGTCCGGACGCCGCCCGGGGCCGGAGTCGGCCGGGGCGGGGCCGGCGGGCGGCTGGTGGCGCCCGGAGACTCGACCGGCGGCGAGGAGGTGGAGACGGACTGCTGCGCCGGGGCGTCGCCCTTCACGGCGGACGCCACCGCGTAACCGCCCACCGCGAGCATGCCCGCGACCGCGGCCGTCGCGCCCACGATCCGCGCCCAGCTCCACAGCGGCGGGCGGGTCGCCCGGTGGGCGGAGCGAACCTGCGCCTGTCCCTGCCCGGCCATGCCGCGCTCGACCCGGGCCAGGATGCGCGCCCGGTCGGGCTCGTGCGCCTCGGTCGCCGCGTGCAGCCGGGTGCGCAGTTCGCCGTGCACGTCCCGCTGCGTCGTCATCGGTCCCTCCCTGCGGCCTGACGGCCGCGTGCCATCGCAGGCACCCTAACCGGAGCCCCTTTGCCGCCCAGCAGCTTCTGCAGTTCGGCCATCCCCTTGGAGGTCTGGCTCTTCACCGTACCCACGGAGACGCCCAGGGCGAGCGCGGTGTCCTTCTCCGACAGATCGAAGGCGTGCCGCAGCACCACACAGGCCCGTTTGCGGAACGGCAGTCTACGCAGCGCCGACTGGACGTCCACGACGCCGGCGACATCGGGGTTCTCCGTCTTCTCCTCGCGCTGCGACCAGAACAGCGCGATCCTGCGGCGCTCGCGGACGGCGCTGCGGATGCGGGTGCGGGCGAGGTTGGCGACGACCCCGCGCGCGTACGCGACGGGATGGTCGGCGGCGCGCACCCGGTCCCAGCGGTTCCACAGCGCGAGGAGCGCGTCCGCCGCCAGGTCGTCGGCGGCGTCCGCCTCACCGGTCAGCAGGCAGGCGAGACGGGACAGTTCGGCGTAGTGGCGGTCGAAGAAGGCGTGGAACTCCACGGAGGCGGCGTCGTCGACGACTGTGCCCACGGGTTACCTCTTCTCGGTGCGACCTGTGCTGTGCGTGCCATGTGGATGACATGGGGATGTCCCGGGGAGGCGGTCGGGACGAGATCGGGAAGCGTAGCAGTGCGCGACCCCCCGGTTCGGTCGGGGGTTCGAACATCGCGTGGCAGGCCGAACGTGTCCGGAACCCGATTCCGTAACACGGCGAAAACCTGAAGAGGGTTCAACGGGGGAACAATCCAGCCAGCATCCGCAGCGAGATCGTTCCGGCCCCCAGGAGTGGCAGTCATGTCCGAGACACAGCAGAAGGCCGAGCGGCCCGGCCGTGAGAGACCGACGGTGAACAGCGTCGACCGGTACTTCCGGATATCCGAACGAGGGTCCACGTTCGGCCGGGAGATACGCGGCGGCACCGCCACGTTCTTCACCATGGCCTACATACTTGTCCTGAATCCCATCATCCTGGGCAGCGCCGAGGACAAGTTCGGGCACCGCCTCGACAGCGTCCAACTCACCACCGCCACCGCTCTGGTGGCCGCGGTGATGACCGTCGTCATGGGCGTCGCCGGCAACCTGCCCCTCGCACTCGCCGCGGGTCTCGGCCTGAACGCGGTCGTCGCCTTCCAGATCGCCCCGCTGATGAGCTGGGACGACGCGATGGGCCTCATCGTCCTCGAAGGCCTGCTGATCTGCGTGCTGGTGGCGACCGGGCTGCGCGAGGCCGTCATGCACGCCATCCCGCAGCCGCTCAAGCAGGCGATCAGCGTCGGCATCGGCCTGTTCATCGCCTTCATCGGCTTCGTCGACGCCGGTTTCGTCAGCCGCATCCCCGACGCCGCGCACACCACCGTCCCCGTCCAGCTCGGCGGCACCGGCACCCTGGGCGGCTGGCCCGTCCTCGTCTTCTGCCTCGGCGTGCTGCTGACCGTCGGACTGCTCGCCCGCAAGGTCAAGGGCGCGATCCTGATCAGCATCGTCGCGATGACGCTGCTCGCGATCGTCATCGACTCGCTCGCCGACATCAAGTCCTGGGGACTGACCACGCCTTCGTGGCCGAAGGACGTCGTGGGCGCCCCGGACTTCGGACTGGTCGGCCACTTCAGCCTGTTCGGCGCGTTCGGTCGGACCGGCGTCGTCACCGTCGTCCTGCTGGTGTTCACGCTCCTCCTGTCCGACTTCTTCGACACCATGGGCACGGTCGTCGGCATCAGCGCCGAGGCCGGACTGCTGAACGAGAAGGGCGAGGTGCCCCGGCTCGGCCGGGTGCTGCTCATCGACGGCGCGGCGGCGGTCGCGGGCGGCGCGACCTCGTCGTCCTCCGCGACCTCCTACATCGAGTCGGCGGCCGGCGTCGGCGAGGGTGCGCGCACCGGGTTCTCCAACCTCATCACCGGCGCGCTCTTCGCCCTCGCGCTGTTCCTGACGCCGGTCCTCACCATCGTCCCGCTCCAGGCGGCCGCCCCGGCCCTCGTCGCCGTCGGCTTCCTGATGATGACCCAGGTCAAGAACATCGACTGGGACAGGTACGAGATCGCGATTCCGGCCTTCCTCACCATCGCGGTCATGCCCTTCACCTACTCGATCACCAACGGCATCGGCGCCGGCTTCGTCGCGTACGTGGTCGTCAAGACCGTGCTCGGCAAGGCGAAGGAGGTGCACTGGCTGCTGTGGGGGGCCTCGGCGCTGTTCCTGGTGTACTTCGCGATCGACCCGATCGAGCAGATCCTCGGCGTCAAGTGAGGTGACGGGGGCGGCCGTTCCCGGAGCCGCCCCCGTAACCGCCGGTCACTTCCGCAGCGCCGCCCGCATCATCGCCTTCGCGACGGGGGCGGCCAGCCCGTTGCCGCTGACCTCGGAACGCGCCGCGTCCGACTGCTCGACCACGACCGCGACGGCGACCTGCTCGCCGGACGAGTCCGACTTGCCGTACGAGGTGAACCAGGCGTACGGGGCCCTGCTGTTGTTCTCGCCGTTCTGGGCCGTGCCCGTCTTGCCGCCGACGGTGACGCCGTCGATGAGCGCGTTGGTGCCCGTGCCCTTCTCGACGACCGTCCGCATCGCCGACCGCAGTTGCTCGGCGGTCAAGGAGCTGACCACCTGGGTGGCGGTCGCCTCGTCGTCGTAGTCCTCCAGGACGTCGCCGTCGCCGTTCGTGATCTGCTCGACCATGTGCGGCGAGACCAGCTTGCCGCCGTTGGCGAGGGCCGCCGACACCATGGCCATCTGCAGCGGGGTCGCCGTCACGTCGAACTGGCCGATGCCGGTCAGCGCGGTCGACGAGGCGTCCATGCCGGACGGGTACACGCTCGGGTAGGCCCGCACCGGCACGTCCTGGCTGTCGTCGTCGAAGCCGAACCTGTCGGCCATCGCCTTCAGCTTGTCCTGACCGAGCTCGACGGCCATGTGCGCGAAGACGTTGTTGCAGGAGTACTGCAGGGCGACCCGGATCGAGGCGTTCTCGCAGGGCGCGGACGGGTTCTCGTTGCTGAGGTCCGTCCGGGTGCCCGGCAGGGTGTACGGGTCCACGCTGTCGGTCTTCTCGTCCACGGACTTGTACAGCCCGTCCTCCAGCGCGGCGGCCGCCACCACCAGCTTGAACGTCGAACCAGGCGCCAGCGGCTGCCGCAGCGCCCGGTTGACGAGGGGCTTGCCGGGGTCCGCGTTCAGCTTCTGCCAGGCCGCTCCGGCGGTGCCGGCGTCGGTCAGCGACGACGGGTCGTACGACGGCGTCGAGACGACCGCGAGGATCCGGCCCGTCGACGGGTCGATCGCGACGGCCGCGCCCTTCTTGTCGCCGAGAGCGTCGTACGCCACCTTCTGCACCGCCGGGTCGATCGTGGTGAGCACGTCGCCCGGGTCCGCCCGCTGGTTCGTGACCGTGTCCAGGACCGTCTTCAGCCGGGGGTCCGTCCCGTCGAGCAGGTCCGCGTACACGCCTTCCAGCTGCGTGGGGGCGTAGCTCTGCGAGGCGTAGCCGGTCACCGCCGCGTACAGCTCGCCGTCCGGGTACGTGCGCTTGTACCGGAGGTCGCTGTCCGAGGTCACGGCCGAGCCGGTGATCGCCTTCCCGGCCACGACGATGTTCCCGAGCGGCTCCGCGTACGTCGAGATCGCGTTGCGCCGGTTGTGCGAGTCGTCCGCGAGCGCCCGGCCCTCGTAGAACTGCACCCAGGTCGCCCGCAGCAGCAGGGCGAACACCAGCAGCAGCGTGAAGACCGAGGCGCGTCTGATCGTCTTGTTCATGGCGACCGGAAAGACGAACGGGAAGAGGGAGTTCGTTCCCTCCGATCCGATTTCTCATCGGCCGTTCATCTGCGCCCGGCTCAGCTCTCCAGCCGCAGCACGACCTCCTCGATCTCCGCCTTCCGCGCGGGGGCGTACCCGGTGGCGCGGGCGGTGGGCACGAAGCCGCACTTCACGAGGACCCGGAGGGAACCGGCGTTGTCGGCCGCCGCCCGCGCGAACAGCGGGCGCTCGGGGACCTCGGCGAGCAGGGCCGTCAGCGCCGCCGTGGCGATGCCCCGGCCCCAGTACGCGCGGTCCACCCAGTACGTCACCTCGCGCTCGCCCGGCTCCCCGTACACGGCCGCGCTGCCGACCACGTCCCCGTCCACCAGGATCGTGCGCACCACCGCGGACGAGGCGCGGATCCTGCTCCAGCGGTCGTCGAAGGCATCCCGGTCGGTCGGGTCCCGCGGGGTGAACGCGGCCATGACGAGGGACTCGGGGTCGTTCGTCTGCCGGAAGAACACCGGCAGATCGCTGTCGTGGACCCTGCGCAGAGCGATCGGCATACCGCAGAGGGTAGGGCCTTCGCGCCCTGGGTTCAGAGCCGCCGGGTGGCCAGGGTCAGCCGGTCGCGTGCGTCGAACAGGGCGTCCTTCACCAGTTGCTCGTGCGCCGGCGTGAGCCGCGCCACCGGCACGGAGCAGCTGATCGCGTCCCGGGCAGGCGTGCGGTAGGGGATCGCCACGCCGAAGCAGCGCAGGCCCAGGGTGTTCTCCTCGCGGTCCACCGCGAAGCCCTGCTCGCGGACCTGGTGCAGCTCCTCGATGAGCTTCTCGCGGTCCGTGATCGTGTGCTCGGTGAGCGCCGGGAGCGTCTCCGGGAGCAGCTTGCGGACCTGCTCGTCGGTGTAGGTGCTCAGCAGGGCCTTGCCGAGCGAGGTGGAGTGCGCGGGCAGCCGGCGGCCGACCCGGGTGAAGGGGCGCAGGTAGTGCTGCGACTGGCGGGTGGCGAGGTAGACGACGTTCGTGCCGTCCAGCCGGGCCAGGTGGATGGTCTCGGTGGTGTCGTCCGAGAGCCGGTCCAGGGTCGGCCGGGCGGACGCGACCACCTCGTCGCCGTCGATGTACGAGGTGCCCACGAGCAGCGCCCGCACCCCGATGCCGTAGCGCGTGCCCGTCGCGTCGGTCTCCACCCAGCCCAGTTCCACGAGCGTGCGCAGCAACATGTACAGACTCGACTTGGGGTATCCGACGGCCTCCTGGACCGACGCGAGGGAGTGCATCCCGGGGCGGCCGGCGAAGTATTCCAGCAGCTCAACCGTCCTCACCGCGGACTTGACCTGCGCTCCGCCCCCCGTCTCGACAGCCGACATCGCCCTTGACCC includes:
- a CDS encoding rhamnogalacturonan acetylesterase, encoding MSLTRRQVTAAALAAVPLGATAAGPAHAGARRSRTVYIAGDSTAAQKYSDAAPETGWGMALPFFLHAGLPVANHAVNGRSSKSFIDEGRLDAVLAAIRPGDLLLVQFAHNDEKTTDPTRYTEPWTTYQDCLRQYLAGARAKGARPVLATPVERRRFDAAGKALPTHGEYPAAMRALAAQERVALLDVQALSLALWQQLGVEETKTYFNWTATEQDNTHFNPPGAIAVARLAVRELLRTRVLAPRDVVRLNEQIPPSWITWPDPLA
- a CDS encoding polysaccharide lyase family 1 protein is translated as MRTQRCHGRVIGVLVGCTALVLSVTGTASAQGQHHTRARHAAPDLGRQVLPANDGWASSGTGTTGGSAADAAHVRTVTTWAEFKAALAAGGDTPKIIKVKGVIDAVAEGCDAFAAPGYDFDSYLAKYSPEAWGLDTDLAAEPDGSPEGLRRVSAANQDKAIKANIPSNTTIVGIGRGAGFKGVSLQIKAVDNVILRNLSFESPIDCFPQWDPTDGSKGNWNSEYDTAVVYGSTHVWLDHNTFTDGTHPDSAAPTYFGMLYQQHDGELDIVRGADYVTASWNVFGDHDKTILIGNSDSESTAAGDRGHLRTTFHHNLFANLVERAPRVRFGQVDSYNNHFVAGDDYSYSFGIGKESKLVAEHNAFTLPQGVSAAKVLKRWSVSPLTAADNYVNGVKTDLIAVHNAQIPAETLESGAGWTPTLRTRVDPAKAVPRIVGCGAGAGRLG
- a CDS encoding pectinesterase family protein, translating into MHPVSRRRFLTASAGTAAALALAAPSARASAGTRRPFGRHGSPAARRTPQTLYVDPLGRGDFTTVRDAVTAAAGSGWTLVLAPGVYRETVVLDATRTEATWIGACEDPRDVVIVHDTAAGTPKPGGGTHGTTGSATTTLQAAGFTAHRITFANDWLRADHPEIAGTQAVAVKVQGDRSAFHHCRFLGHQDTLYADSMSLTAFARQYYAHCYVEGDVDFVFGRATAVYEQCHFRTLNRTDLAGAPYGFVFAPSTAGANPLGQLVVRSRISSEAPDAFYKLARPWVPSSDTTARPMLTVRDTRMDAGIDAAAPYTNMSASFPWQSQRFAEYRNTGPGARVTVPENRPQLTRDQARSATREAHLGDWEPWKGEC
- a CDS encoding pectinesterase family protein, whose translation is MLSRRTLLAATGAALFTGAPAAHAHSRRVLHVRPGDSVQRAVDAVDGPGWTIVVHPGTYREVVDVPPDKAELTLRGACRDPRAAVVVYDNAAGTPRPDGSGTHGTAGSATFTSAAPGLTVRDLTLANDWLRADHPEITGTQAVAARVTGDRSHFENVRFLAHQDTLFADTTALDAFDRQYYRHCHIEGDVDFVFGRARAVFDACRFHTLRRDVAFTPKGMVFAPATARADPYGFLALRSRITSAAEDAAYKIARPWVPSYETTAWPSLVVRDSWIGPGIDAVTPYVDMREAYPWQTMRFREYANSGPGAVISVPENRPQLTPAQAALHTPRTYLGDWRPYGRR
- a CDS encoding chondroitinase-B domain-containing protein, whose amino-acid sequence is MSRRTARLALAALALGGGLAFLPTQAQAATVVVGNSTDLSNAIRNATAGTVIQVRGGTYYPTATLQSTANGTSSSPVTLTAYGSETVKIDGSSLPQGAWIFKLTADYWNVSNLTFQNSPDSAVVCQSCTGTNWNNVKTVNGGDSGFTLTGDGTVNNTVRNIDSYGNYDAANHGENADGIAVKFGSGSGNLITGARLYNNADDGIDFWSFSSPVTVEHTWSFGNGVNRWSDPAFAGDGNGYKLGGDGEVVAHVINNSAAWGDAGNGFTENSNTGALVLNRTTAYANGKWGYYFATSSARLGKNLAVSNGGGAVNKGSKVSSSGNNWDSGIATPAFRSTDASSAYNARGAGGTLPATTFLTTGSTTIGATMN
- a CDS encoding HAD family acid phosphatase — translated: MHKPLRIAAVAAACAVAGAALYGAGAATAGQSTANSTHEPYNIGLLVKDIDTYYGTAPDANGVYQASPTSPYAKDLASIDKAARKYIDQAARKAVRKHQRPAVVFDIDDTLLLSLDYEKRYNYTYNSASWAAYVNKADRPAVFGSPELVRYAEKKGVEVFYNSGLAEAQRTAAVENLKKVGADVNLDAAHMFLKNAAAPPSYLSACATPGAWTCTTVQYKSGTRKHIEDDLGYEIIANFGDQYSDLEGGYADRRYKLPNPTYFVG
- a CDS encoding SigE family RNA polymerase sigma factor, giving the protein MGTVVDDAASVEFHAFFDRHYAELSRLACLLTGEADAADDLAADALLALWNRWDRVRAADHPVAYARGVVANLARTRIRSAVRERRRIALFWSQREEKTENPDVAGVVDVQSALRRLPFRKRACVVLRHAFDLSEKDTALALGVSVGTVKSQTSKGMAELQKLLGGKGAPVRVPAMARGRQAAGRDR
- a CDS encoding NCS2 family permease, with the protein product MSETQQKAERPGRERPTVNSVDRYFRISERGSTFGREIRGGTATFFTMAYILVLNPIILGSAEDKFGHRLDSVQLTTATALVAAVMTVVMGVAGNLPLALAAGLGLNAVVAFQIAPLMSWDDAMGLIVLEGLLICVLVATGLREAVMHAIPQPLKQAISVGIGLFIAFIGFVDAGFVSRIPDAAHTTVPVQLGGTGTLGGWPVLVFCLGVLLTVGLLARKVKGAILISIVAMTLLAIVIDSLADIKSWGLTTPSWPKDVVGAPDFGLVGHFSLFGAFGRTGVVTVVLLVFTLLLSDFFDTMGTVVGISAEAGLLNEKGEVPRLGRVLLIDGAAAVAGGATSSSSATSYIESAAGVGEGARTGFSNLITGALFALALFLTPVLTIVPLQAAAPALVAVGFLMMTQVKNIDWDRYEIAIPAFLTIAVMPFTYSITNGIGAGFVAYVVVKTVLGKAKEVHWLLWGASALFLVYFAIDPIEQILGVK